One Gordonia sp. SID5947 genomic region harbors:
- a CDS encoding carbohydrate ABC transporter permease codes for MSTTTGSRASSSTIDGVEISRRRNPRGVLLTVFTWILALGFFFPVLWMVLTAFKKESDAATNPPTFIFTPTLQQFKEVFDAGIGTPLLNSLFATIVSTILVLALGVPAAFALSLRPVRNTQDALFFFISTKMLPIVAAIIPLYVIVGRIGMLDNIWTLIILYTAMNLPIAVWMMRSFFLEVPGELLEAASIDGASLWTSVREVILPLISPGIAATALICVIFSWNEFFFAVNMTAVNAQTMPVFLTGFMSGQGLYWAQLSAASVLAALPVVICGWIAQNKLVRGLSFGAIK; via the coding sequence ATGAGTACCACGACCGGGTCTCGCGCGTCGTCGAGCACCATCGATGGTGTGGAGATCTCCCGCCGGCGCAATCCGCGCGGCGTACTGCTCACCGTGTTCACCTGGATCCTCGCGCTGGGCTTCTTCTTTCCGGTGTTGTGGATGGTGTTGACGGCGTTCAAGAAAGAAAGCGACGCGGCAACCAACCCACCGACGTTCATCTTCACGCCGACCTTGCAACAGTTCAAGGAGGTGTTCGACGCCGGGATCGGCACACCTCTGCTGAATTCGTTGTTCGCGACCATCGTCTCGACGATTCTGGTGCTGGCGCTGGGTGTACCGGCAGCCTTCGCGCTGTCACTCCGTCCGGTACGCAATACCCAGGACGCCCTGTTCTTCTTCATCAGCACCAAGATGCTGCCGATCGTCGCCGCGATCATCCCGCTGTACGTGATCGTCGGCCGCATCGGCATGCTCGATAACATCTGGACACTGATCATCCTCTACACAGCGATGAACCTGCCCATCGCGGTGTGGATGATGCGGTCGTTCTTCCTCGAGGTCCCGGGCGAACTGTTGGAGGCCGCCAGCATCGACGGTGCCAGCCTGTGGACCTCGGTCCGCGAGGTGATCCTGCCACTGATCTCACCCGGCATCGCGGCGACCGCATTGATCTGCGTGATCTTCTCGTGGAACGAATTCTTCTTCGCCGTCAACATGACCGCCGTCAACGCCCAGACCATGCCGGTGTTCCTCACCGGCTTCATGTCCGGGCAAGGACTCTACTGGGCGCAACTGTCGGCCGCGTCGGTGCTGGCCGCCTTGCCGGTCGTGATCTGCGGCTGGATCGCCCAGAACAAACTCGTCCGCGGTCTGTCGTTCGGCGCCATCAAGTAG
- a CDS encoding sugar ABC transporter substrate-binding protein translates to MVSTACSGAGSLTDGGSDALTIAMVSNSQMQDAVKLSSQFEQQNPGVKLKFVTLSENEARAKITASVSTGGGEFDVVMISNYETPMWAENGWLVNLTPYMDADPTYAADDFVPTLKTALSYKGSMYSAPFYGESSFLMYNKKMFADAGVSLPAKPTWPQVADAAAKLTTNGVSGICLRGKPGWGELMAPLNTVINAFGGRWYDEDWNAQLTSPEVEAAVKFYVDTVRKSGEPGAASSGFQECGNLLSQGQAAMWYDATSAVSVLESPDTSTIAGNVGYLPAPSMAKSDNGWLYTWSLGIPTSSEKRDDAWKFIDWMTNRAYIQHVADTLGASHIPPGSRMSTYQLPAYQAISEPFADATLSAMTTADQLKPTVKPVPYTGIQFLSIPEFQDLGTRVSQQISAAIAGQISVDQALEQSQKYAETVGKTYQKER, encoded by the coding sequence ATGGTGAGCACGGCATGCTCCGGGGCCGGCTCTCTCACCGACGGCGGCAGCGACGCGCTGACCATCGCGATGGTCTCCAATTCCCAGATGCAGGACGCCGTCAAGTTGTCCAGCCAGTTCGAACAGCAGAACCCGGGCGTCAAGCTCAAGTTCGTGACCCTGTCGGAGAACGAGGCGAGGGCCAAGATCACCGCCTCGGTGTCGACCGGCGGCGGAGAGTTCGATGTGGTGATGATCAGCAACTACGAGACGCCGATGTGGGCCGAGAACGGTTGGCTCGTCAATCTCACGCCGTACATGGACGCCGACCCCACGTATGCCGCGGACGACTTTGTTCCGACTCTCAAAACCGCTCTCTCGTACAAGGGTTCGATGTACTCCGCTCCGTTCTACGGCGAGTCGTCGTTCCTCATGTACAACAAGAAGATGTTCGCCGATGCAGGGGTGTCCCTGCCGGCGAAACCCACCTGGCCGCAGGTCGCCGATGCCGCAGCCAAGCTCACCACGAACGGTGTCTCCGGGATCTGCCTACGCGGCAAACCGGGTTGGGGTGAGCTCATGGCGCCGCTGAACACGGTCATCAACGCATTCGGCGGACGCTGGTACGACGAGGACTGGAACGCCCAGTTGACCAGTCCGGAAGTCGAGGCGGCAGTGAAGTTCTACGTCGACACCGTTCGGAAGTCCGGCGAGCCCGGAGCCGCTTCGTCAGGGTTCCAGGAGTGCGGCAATCTGCTGTCGCAGGGTCAGGCCGCGATGTGGTACGACGCCACGTCGGCGGTCTCCGTCCTCGAGAGTCCGGACACGTCGACGATCGCAGGCAACGTGGGGTACCTGCCGGCACCCTCGATGGCCAAGTCCGACAACGGCTGGCTCTACACCTGGTCGCTCGGCATACCGACGAGCAGTGAGAAACGCGACGACGCGTGGAAGTTCATCGACTGGATGACCAACCGCGCCTACATTCAGCATGTCGCCGACACCCTCGGCGCCAGTCACATCCCGCCCGGTAGCCGCATGTCGACCTACCAACTGCCCGCCTACCAGGCCATCTCAGAACCGTTCGCAGATGCGACGTTGTCGGCGATGACCACGGCGGATCAGCTCAAGCCGACCGTGAAACCGGTCCCCTATACAGGTATCCAATTCCTGTCGATACCGGAGTTCCAGGATCTCGGCACCCGTGTCAGCCAGCAGATCTCGGCGGCGATCGCCGGGCAGATCAGTGTCGACCAGGCACTCGAACAGAGTCAGAAGTACGCCGAGACGGTCGGCAAGACCTACCAGAAGGAGAGGTGA
- a CDS encoding amidohydrolase family protein — MTYDTIIRNGLWFDGTGAPAAVRTLGIRDGQVAVVSVDPIDESGCPEVIDAEGKWVMPGMVDIHTHYDVEVLAEPSLSESLRHGVTTVLLGSCSLSTIHVDGTDAGDLFGRVEAIPREHVIETVDRHKTWSGPKEYIDALESRPLGPNVAAFIGHSDMRSAVMGLDRATRKSTRPTGSEQAQMERWLADALEVGFVGMSSQQLLFDKLDGETCRSRTLPSTYAKPRELRRLKALLRKSGRILQAGPDITNPVNVGSQAFRSLGIGRPHLKTSLLSAADIKANPYAIKIMGPLAALVNRLGGDFRWQHLPVPFEVYADGIDLVIFEEFGSGAAALHLRDAIARDELLRDEEYRRRFRKDYESKYGVRVWHRDFFDAQIVGCPDESVIGKSFGQVGLDRGGLHPVDAFLDLVLEHGADLRWRTTISNHRPEVLKQMAREPGIQLGFSDAGAHLRNMAFYNFGLRLLRHVRTAELAGEPFLDTAAAVHRMTGELADWYGIDAGHLRPGDRADLMIIDPERLDESLDEYAEAPVQAYGGLSRMVNRNDDTVIAVFVSGRKVVDNGVPTDIVGSVRTGQFLRHGRQGPAVPDESLPAVPATDSGLADVR, encoded by the coding sequence GTGACCTACGACACAATCATTCGCAACGGCCTGTGGTTCGACGGAACCGGTGCACCCGCGGCGGTCCGTACCCTCGGCATTCGGGACGGCCAGGTGGCCGTCGTGTCCGTGGACCCGATCGACGAATCCGGGTGCCCTGAGGTGATCGACGCCGAAGGGAAGTGGGTGATGCCGGGGATGGTCGACATCCATACGCACTACGACGTGGAGGTGTTGGCCGAGCCATCGTTGTCGGAGTCGCTGCGGCACGGCGTCACCACCGTGCTCCTCGGATCCTGCTCGTTGTCGACCATCCACGTGGACGGCACCGATGCGGGTGATCTGTTCGGTCGGGTCGAGGCGATTCCCCGTGAGCACGTGATCGAGACGGTCGACCGGCACAAGACATGGTCGGGTCCGAAGGAGTACATCGACGCACTCGAGTCCCGTCCGCTCGGGCCGAACGTGGCAGCCTTCATCGGTCATTCGGATATGCGATCGGCGGTGATGGGCCTCGACCGGGCCACCCGGAAATCGACACGGCCGACGGGGTCCGAGCAGGCGCAGATGGAGCGCTGGCTCGCCGACGCTCTCGAGGTCGGGTTCGTCGGGATGTCGTCACAGCAGTTGCTCTTCGACAAACTCGACGGTGAGACCTGTCGATCGCGTACGTTGCCGTCGACGTATGCCAAACCGCGCGAGCTCCGCAGGTTGAAGGCGCTGCTACGGAAGTCCGGTCGCATCCTGCAGGCGGGACCTGATATCACCAATCCGGTGAATGTCGGGTCCCAGGCGTTCAGGTCCCTTGGCATCGGTCGTCCGCATCTCAAGACGAGCCTGCTCTCGGCCGCCGACATCAAGGCGAATCCGTACGCGATCAAGATCATGGGTCCGCTCGCGGCACTGGTCAACCGTCTCGGCGGTGACTTCCGCTGGCAGCACCTCCCGGTCCCATTCGAGGTGTACGCCGACGGCATCGATCTGGTCATCTTCGAGGAGTTCGGTTCGGGGGCCGCCGCCTTGCACCTCAGGGACGCGATCGCGCGCGACGAGCTACTGCGTGACGAGGAATATCGCAGGCGGTTCCGCAAGGACTACGAATCCAAATACGGGGTGCGCGTGTGGCATCGGGACTTCTTCGACGCCCAGATCGTCGGGTGCCCGGACGAATCGGTGATCGGTAAGTCGTTCGGTCAGGTCGGCCTGGACCGTGGCGGCCTTCACCCGGTGGACGCATTCCTGGACCTCGTACTCGAACATGGCGCCGACTTGCGCTGGCGGACCACGATCTCCAACCACCGTCCCGAGGTGCTGAAGCAGATGGCTCGTGAGCCGGGCATCCAGCTGGGATTCTCGGATGCGGGCGCCCATCTACGGAACATGGCCTTCTACAACTTCGGCCTGCGGTTGTTGCGACATGTCCGCACGGCGGAGCTGGCGGGCGAACCCTTCCTCGACACCGCCGCCGCCGTGCACCGGATGACCGGCGAACTCGCGGACTGGTATGGCATAGACGCGGGTCATCTGCGCCCGGGTGACCGCGCGGATCTGATGATCATCGATCCGGAGCGTCTCGACGAGTCGCTCGACGAGTATGCCGAGGCGCCGGTGCAGGCATACGGCGGCCTCTCCCGCATGGTGAACCGCAATGACGACACTGTCATCGCCGTTTTCGTCAGCGGACGCAAGGTGGTCGACAACGGCGTACCCACCGACATCGTCGGGAGCGTCCGGACCGGACAGTTCCTCCGACATGGCCGCCAAGGGCCTGCCGTACCCGATGAGTCGCTGCCCGCCGTGCCCGCCACCGATTCGGGACTCGCCGATGTCCGCTGA
- a CDS encoding sugar ABC transporter permease yields the protein MSRAEGWRRRGPLLPALIFMIVVTQIPFLFTLFYSTQSWNLVRPGSRSFVGFDNYTAVFTDAQFWRVTLNTILLIVGTVIVSVILGLIFALLLDRKFLGRGIVRTLLITPFLVTPVAAALLWKTSLLSPTNGLVNWALSPFGVHTDWLSQYPLMSVIAELVWQWTPFMMLLILAGLQSMPNDITEAARVDGATSLRLFRELTLPHLRRFIELGAVLGAIYLVNTFDAVYMMTSGGPGVSSANLPFYIYQRAFLGFDIGQAAAMGVVTVIGTIVVASLALRLIFKSFTGNEEAV from the coding sequence ATCTCACGCGCCGAGGGATGGCGCAGACGGGGACCGCTGCTGCCGGCACTGATCTTCATGATCGTGGTGACGCAGATCCCCTTCCTGTTCACTCTCTTCTATTCCACCCAGTCCTGGAACCTCGTCCGTCCGGGCTCACGGAGTTTCGTCGGGTTCGACAACTACACAGCTGTGTTCACCGACGCGCAGTTCTGGCGGGTCACCCTCAACACGATCCTGTTGATCGTGGGCACGGTGATCGTGTCGGTGATCCTGGGACTGATCTTTGCGTTGCTGTTGGATCGGAAGTTCCTGGGCCGCGGGATCGTTCGCACGCTGCTGATCACCCCGTTCCTGGTGACCCCGGTGGCCGCCGCGCTGCTCTGGAAGACCAGCCTGCTCTCCCCGACCAACGGTCTGGTCAACTGGGCATTGAGCCCGTTCGGCGTTCACACCGACTGGCTCAGCCAGTACCCGTTGATGAGTGTGATCGCCGAATTGGTCTGGCAGTGGACGCCGTTCATGATGCTGCTGATCCTCGCAGGACTGCAGTCGATGCCAAATGACATCACCGAGGCGGCGCGGGTCGATGGCGCGACGAGCCTTCGGTTGTTCCGTGAATTGACACTGCCCCATCTGCGACGGTTCATCGAACTCGGCGCGGTCCTCGGTGCCATCTACTTGGTGAACACCTTTGACGCGGTGTACATGATGACCTCCGGCGGTCCGGGGGTGTCCTCGGCGAACCTGCCGTTCTACATCTACCAACGGGCCTTCCTCGGCTTCGACATCGGCCAGGCGGCCGCAATGGGCGTGGTCACCGTCATCGGCACGATCGTCGTAGCCTCACTGGCCCTGCGCTTGATCTTCAAGAGCTTCACCGGGAACGAGGAGGCAGTCTGA
- a CDS encoding PaaI family thioesterase — MSGYITEEIPAEELTRQIERAREIGDSVRSLVAATVVTDVDDDDLAEARRHIDAATEILERRRIDASFGLRFNSDGRLRNWGNAVEGIRNPIAPPVEFHAEPDHVWSELHLGPQYEGPPGLVHGGVIALILDQVLGNAAVNAGAPGMTGTLTIRYRKGTPLGSLRVEGRLDRTEGHKSFASGTISTADGLCAEAEGIFIMPRWARGLDASRQMGVGDA, encoded by the coding sequence ATGAGCGGGTACATCACCGAGGAGATCCCGGCCGAGGAGTTGACGCGGCAGATCGAGCGGGCGAGGGAGATCGGCGACAGTGTGCGCTCCCTGGTCGCCGCGACGGTGGTGACGGACGTCGACGACGACGATCTCGCCGAAGCGCGTCGGCACATCGATGCGGCCACGGAGATCCTCGAGCGACGCCGGATCGATGCGTCGTTCGGCTTGCGCTTCAACTCCGATGGGCGGCTGCGGAACTGGGGAAATGCGGTGGAGGGTATCCGCAATCCGATCGCACCGCCCGTCGAGTTCCACGCCGAGCCCGACCACGTCTGGTCGGAGTTACACCTCGGACCGCAGTACGAGGGCCCTCCCGGGTTGGTGCACGGTGGGGTCATCGCACTCATTCTCGATCAGGTTCTCGGCAATGCGGCAGTGAATGCTGGGGCGCCCGGCATGACGGGGACCTTGACGATCCGCTACCGGAAGGGGACGCCGCTCGGATCCCTCCGCGTCGAGGGTCGCCTGGACCGCACCGAGGGTCACAAATCGTTTGCCAGCGGGACGATCTCGACTGCCGACGGTCTGTGCGCCGAGGCCGAGGGCATCTTCATCATGCCCCGATGGGCCCGCGGTCTCGACGCGAGCCGGCAGATGGGTGTCGGCGACGCGTGA
- a CDS encoding class I SAM-dependent methyltransferase, giving the protein MRRPLSDRLAAVVDALPLRPGIRVLEVGCGPGAAAREVARRVGPLGHVLAIDRSERAIRRAISGSTDLIASGVIEFCCAAVEELRLPDQTPPFDLAFAIRVGAFDGRHPEIAAAALVRVQDVLVPNGQLWVDVPDGTAAVVSIRPSPGGSGLLDQRGCRLGQR; this is encoded by the coding sequence ATGCGGCGTCCACTTTCCGACCGTCTGGCCGCCGTCGTCGACGCCCTCCCGCTCCGCCCGGGCATTCGAGTGCTCGAAGTAGGGTGCGGTCCCGGTGCCGCGGCACGCGAAGTGGCGCGTCGTGTCGGACCACTCGGCCATGTGCTGGCCATCGACAGATCAGAGCGCGCCATTCGCCGGGCGATCAGCGGGTCGACCGACCTGATCGCGTCGGGAGTCATAGAGTTCTGTTGTGCGGCAGTCGAAGAACTCAGGCTGCCGGATCAGACGCCACCGTTCGACCTCGCCTTCGCGATTCGGGTGGGCGCCTTCGACGGCCGTCATCCAGAGATCGCTGCGGCGGCACTGGTGCGGGTGCAGGATGTACTCGTCCCGAACGGTCAGCTGTGGGTCGACGTGCCGGACGGGACGGCGGCAGTGGTCTCGATACGTCCCTCGCCTGGCGGCTCGGGACTACTCGACCAGCGGGGATGCAGGCTCGGCCAGCGGTGA
- a CDS encoding alpha/beta-hydrolase family protein, which produces MGDPVEPTQARGWWYRHRQRYAFTGMAVALVFVWLSMTPSLLPRGALFQGLVSGASAALGYCIGVFFAWLARFMISRDEPWRSASRRSWLILAGVAIVGTVLMLIWFSQWQSDIRDLMDVGHLPWTAFPAIAVIAVIVFVLLMSLGQAFAYAVRWSVRQLNRVAPPRISAVIGAGLVALLTVFVLNGVVAKYSMQWLNASFAAANEETKADNSPPTSALRSGGPGSLVTWDSLGREGRVFVSRGPDVGALTQFNGAPATEPIRVYAGLESGDSIRENAELAADELVRTGGLQREIVAVASTTGSGWVNKATVDSLEYMYNGDIATVSMQYSYLPSWLSFLVDKERARQAGRALFEAVSERVTAIPEADRPKLVVFGESLGSFAGEAAFGSIPALAARTDGALFSGPTFNNTLWKDTSANRDAGSPQWQPIYDNGAQVRFIADQQDLGHPDAPWNPSRIVYLQHASDPITWWNPDLILNEPDWLAEPRGRDVLSSTRWIPFVSFLQVSADMAVAVSVPDGHGHDYMSAIPYAWAAMLEPPGWTDVKTKALLPRLNRD; this is translated from the coding sequence CTGGGCGATCCGGTCGAGCCGACGCAGGCCCGAGGTTGGTGGTATCGCCATCGCCAGCGCTACGCCTTCACCGGCATGGCGGTGGCCCTCGTCTTCGTCTGGTTGTCGATGACGCCGTCGCTTCTGCCGCGCGGCGCCCTGTTCCAGGGACTCGTGAGTGGGGCGTCGGCCGCACTGGGCTATTGCATCGGTGTGTTCTTCGCCTGGCTGGCGCGCTTCATGATCTCGCGTGACGAGCCGTGGCGCAGTGCGAGCCGTCGGTCGTGGCTCATCCTCGCGGGCGTCGCGATCGTCGGGACCGTGCTGATGCTCATCTGGTTCTCTCAGTGGCAGTCCGACATCCGCGACCTCATGGACGTCGGGCACCTGCCCTGGACGGCCTTTCCGGCCATCGCCGTCATCGCCGTGATCGTCTTCGTGCTGTTGATGTCACTCGGCCAGGCCTTTGCCTATGCCGTGCGCTGGTCGGTACGTCAGCTCAATCGCGTTGCTCCCCCTCGCATCTCGGCCGTGATCGGCGCAGGTCTGGTAGCGCTCCTCACGGTGTTCGTGCTCAACGGCGTCGTCGCCAAGTACTCGATGCAGTGGCTCAACGCGAGTTTCGCCGCGGCGAACGAGGAGACGAAAGCCGACAACTCCCCTCCGACGTCCGCACTGCGTTCCGGTGGCCCAGGCTCGCTTGTCACCTGGGACTCGCTCGGACGGGAGGGCCGGGTCTTTGTCTCCCGGGGTCCCGATGTGGGTGCGTTGACGCAGTTCAACGGTGCTCCCGCAACGGAACCCATCCGGGTGTACGCCGGTTTGGAGTCCGGGGACAGTATCCGTGAGAACGCGGAATTGGCAGCCGACGAACTGGTGCGCACCGGCGGATTGCAACGCGAGATCGTCGCGGTCGCCTCCACCACCGGCAGTGGTTGGGTGAACAAGGCGACCGTGGACTCGCTGGAGTACATGTACAACGGTGACATCGCGACCGTGAGCATGCAGTACTCGTATCTGCCGAGCTGGCTCTCCTTCCTCGTCGACAAGGAACGCGCGCGGCAAGCGGGCCGCGCGCTGTTCGAGGCAGTGTCCGAACGCGTCACCGCCATACCGGAGGCCGACCGACCCAAGCTCGTCGTGTTCGGTGAGAGCCTCGGATCGTTTGCGGGTGAGGCCGCGTTCGGCAGCATCCCGGCACTCGCGGCCCGCACCGACGGCGCGCTGTTCAGCGGCCCTACCTTCAACAACACACTCTGGAAGGACACGTCCGCCAATCGTGATGCGGGATCACCACAGTGGCAACCGATCTACGACAACGGCGCTCAGGTTCGTTTCATCGCCGATCAGCAGGATCTCGGCCACCCCGACGCGCCGTGGAATCCGTCACGCATCGTCTATCTCCAGCATGCGAGTGATCCCATCACGTGGTGGAATCCTGACCTGATCCTCAACGAACCGGACTGGCTGGCCGAGCCCCGTGGCCGCGACGTCCTGTCCTCGACGCGGTGGATACCGTTCGTGTCGTTCCTGCAGGTCTCGGCTGACATGGCCGTGGCCGTCAGCGTTCCCGACGGCCACGGGCACGATTACATGTCGGCCATCCCGTATGCGTGGGCGGCAATGCTGGAACCGCCGGGATGGACCGACGTCAAGACCAAGGCGTTGCTACCGCGCCTGAACCGCGACTGA
- a CDS encoding nuclear transport factor 2 family protein: MSAETVTERDSAAIVRGLWSALAQRDWDAVMPFLADDCIYVDMPYGPTLAARGPHDIVKRIKVGFEPLVAYTNHDGVLVADGDDVIYEHSERWEWGTGEVAVLPFVTVHRVVDGKVTLWKDYWDAATLINSAPPTWMDDLAKADTSWVFDATGLI; encoded by the coding sequence ATGTCCGCTGAGACCGTCACCGAGCGCGACTCGGCAGCCATCGTTCGCGGACTCTGGTCGGCTCTCGCGCAACGGGATTGGGATGCGGTGATGCCATTCTTGGCGGACGACTGCATCTATGTGGACATGCCGTACGGCCCCACTCTGGCGGCCCGCGGTCCGCACGACATCGTCAAGCGGATCAAGGTCGGGTTCGAACCGCTGGTGGCGTACACCAACCACGATGGTGTGCTGGTCGCAGACGGCGATGACGTGATCTACGAGCACTCCGAACGATGGGAGTGGGGCACGGGCGAGGTCGCGGTGCTCCCGTTCGTCACGGTCCACCGGGTCGTCGACGGCAAGGTGACCTTGTGGAAGGACTACTGGGACGCCGCCACCTTGATCAATTCGGCGCCGCCGACGTGGATGGACGATCTCGCGAAGGCGGATACGAGCTGGGTGTTCGACGCCACCGGCCTGATCTGA
- a CDS encoding helix-turn-helix transcriptional regulator produces the protein MTETGRDRIRELLDAVLDDEHHTLDDMATGAHASAFHFSRQLARHTGESPVALRRRVMLERAAWQLQRGQSVTDTAFASGYESVEGFARAFTRAYGHPPSRSGSRTEHGHWLPSPNGIHFHSPTVLYIDNGGPSEESAGNVVALMVRHDLDDIDALLAAAKDIDDAPYAEVRLPGHRVLSWAGPDETIADVLTHLVADKAPWMASIDGADEPGLDGPHDVPALIELHEEIAPRWLALTRDIERRAAWADRIVDAICEPPESFLLSQIWSHVLTFSAHRRQLVRWMLADAGIDVQPLDPDPIMWHRHRSGGFA, from the coding sequence ATGACAGAGACCGGTCGCGACCGGATACGCGAACTCCTCGATGCGGTACTCGACGACGAACACCACACGCTCGATGACATGGCGACGGGCGCCCACGCGTCGGCGTTCCATTTCAGTCGTCAGCTCGCGCGCCACACCGGCGAATCCCCGGTCGCACTCCGACGGCGCGTGATGCTCGAGCGCGCGGCATGGCAGTTGCAGCGCGGACAGTCGGTCACCGATACCGCGTTCGCGTCGGGGTATGAGTCGGTCGAGGGCTTCGCTCGTGCATTCACCCGGGCATACGGTCATCCGCCGAGCCGTTCCGGATCGCGCACCGAGCACGGCCACTGGCTGCCGTCACCGAACGGCATCCACTTCCACTCCCCGACCGTTCTCTACATCGACAACGGCGGGCCGTCCGAAGAGTCCGCCGGCAATGTGGTGGCATTGATGGTGCGCCACGATCTCGACGACATCGATGCGCTGCTGGCCGCCGCCAAGGACATCGATGATGCCCCCTATGCCGAGGTCCGGTTGCCCGGACACCGTGTCCTGTCCTGGGCCGGCCCGGACGAGACGATCGCCGACGTCCTCACGCACCTCGTCGCCGACAAGGCCCCCTGGATGGCAAGTATCGACGGAGCCGACGAACCGGGCCTCGACGGCCCCCACGACGTGCCTGCACTGATCGAGTTGCACGAGGAGATCGCGCCCCGATGGCTCGCATTGACCCGAGACATCGAGCGGCGTGCGGCGTGGGCCGACCGCATCGTCGACGCCATCTGCGAGCCTCCGGAATCCTTTCTCCTGTCACAGATCTGGTCACACGTCCTGACCTTCTCCGCGCATCGTCGCCAATTAGTCCGGTGGATGCTCGCCGACGCTGGAATCGATGTGCAACCGCTCGACCCCGACCCCATCATGTGGCATCGACATCGATCCGGAGGATTCGCATGA
- the ugpC gene encoding sn-glycerol-3-phosphate ABC transporter ATP-binding protein UgpC, producing MASITYDDACCVYPGADKLAVDRLNLDINDGEFVVLVGPSGSGKSTALRMLAGLEEIDSGQIRIGGHNMVGVAPKDRDIAMVFQNYALYPNKTVGENMGFALKMRGIPTDERKKKVAEAAKLLDLTDYLDRKPAKLSGGQRQRVAMGRAIVREPQVFCMDEPLSNLDAKLRVQTRTQIAALQRRLGTTTVYVTHDQVEAMTMGDRVAVLKDGALQQFATPADLYDKPVNAFVAGFIGSPAMNLFTAPVTDGSISIAGATVDLDDEAKGLLRGSGLSTVIVGIRPEHLAIGGDRGIGADVALLEELGSESYLYAKVDDPSIATLDGDPVTLVARSPHRAPAKLGEAVRLFQSDHAVHLFDPETGNRLS from the coding sequence ATGGCTTCCATCACCTACGACGACGCATGCTGCGTCTACCCCGGCGCCGACAAACTCGCCGTCGACCGCCTCAACCTCGACATCAATGACGGCGAGTTCGTCGTCCTCGTCGGCCCCTCGGGCTCGGGCAAATCCACCGCCCTGCGCATGCTTGCCGGCCTCGAGGAGATCGACTCCGGCCAGATCCGCATCGGTGGCCACAACATGGTCGGCGTCGCCCCCAAAGACCGCGACATCGCCATGGTCTTCCAGAACTACGCCCTCTACCCCAACAAGACGGTCGGGGAGAACATGGGCTTCGCACTCAAGATGCGCGGCATCCCCACCGACGAACGCAAGAAGAAGGTCGCCGAGGCCGCCAAGCTCCTCGACCTCACCGACTACCTCGACCGCAAACCCGCCAAACTGTCAGGCGGGCAACGCCAGCGCGTCGCCATGGGCCGCGCGATCGTCCGCGAACCCCAGGTCTTCTGCATGGACGAACCGCTGTCGAACCTCGACGCGAAACTTCGGGTGCAGACCCGCACTCAGATCGCCGCCCTGCAACGACGTCTCGGCACCACCACCGTCTACGTCACCCACGACCAAGTCGAGGCCATGACCATGGGCGACCGCGTCGCCGTCCTCAAAGACGGTGCTCTCCAACAGTTCGCCACCCCTGCTGACCTCTACGACAAACCTGTCAATGCCTTCGTCGCCGGCTTCATCGGCTCTCCCGCCATGAACCTGTTCACCGCACCCGTCACCGATGGATCCATCTCGATCGCCGGTGCGACTGTCGATCTGGACGACGAGGCGAAGGGGTTGTTGCGCGGCTCCGGGCTGTCGACGGTGATCGTCGGTATCCGGCCCGAGCATCTGGCGATCGGCGGCGACCGCGGCATCGGCGCCGACGTAGCACTCCTCGAGGAATTGGGCAGCGAGAGTTATCTCTACGCGAAGGTCGACGATCCGTCGATCGCCACGCTCGACGGTGATCCAGTCACCCTCGTCGCCCGATCTCCGCACCGTGCGCCGGCCAAGCTCGGGGAGGCAGTTCGCCTCTTTCAGTCGGATCATGCCGTCCACCTCTTCGATCCGGAAACCGGAAATCGCCTGAGCTGA